The Mobula hypostoma chromosome 22, sMobHyp1.1, whole genome shotgun sequence genome includes a region encoding these proteins:
- the tk1 gene encoding thymidine kinase, cytosolic, protein MNCLSPSLPSPNKMKGQIQIIFGPMFSGKSTELMRRVKRFQIAQYRCLVVKYAKDVRYSKQDLATHDKFTMHAVPATKLSEVYQEALKSAVIGIDEGQFFPDCVDFSEDMANKGKTVIVAALDGTFQRKAFGNILNLVPLAESVVKLNAVCMKCYREAAYTSRIGVEKEIEVIGGMDMYRATCRVCYFASDNLPTKQDCKENEVASWAAKTGQLLPSNHSAYGDRGILPRKLFENLQPPSCVASGCN, encoded by the exons ATGAACTGCTTGTCTCCCTCGCTCCCGTCTCCCAACAAAATGAAGGGACAAATTCAG ATCATCTTTGGaccgatgttctcagggaaaag TACAGAACTGATGCGCAGGGTGAAGAGGTTTCAAATTGCTCAATATCGGTGTCTTGTGGTAAAGTACGCAAAGGATGTTAGATACAGCAAGCAAGATCTGGCTACACATGACAA ATTTACAATGCATGCAGTTCCTGCGACTAAGCTGAGTGAAGTTTATCAAGAAGCTTTAAAATCAGCGGTTATTGGAATTGATGAAGGACAGTTT TTTCCAGATTGCGTAGATTTCTCTGAGGACATGGCTAACAAAGGGAAGACTGTGATTGTGGCAGCATTGGATGGAACATTCCAACGGAAA GCTTTTGGCAACATTCTGAACCTGGTTCCGCTTGCAGAGAGTGTGGTGAAACTGAATGCTGTGTGCATGAAGTGTTACCGAGAGGCTGCCTACACCAGTAGAATTGGCGTTGAAAAAGAG attGAGGTGATTGGCGGAATGGACATGTACCGAGCCACCTGTAGGGTCTGCTACTTTGCAAGTGATAATCTGCCAACCAAGCAGGATTGCAAGGAGAACGAAGTCGCAAGTTGGGCAGCGAAAACCGGACAACTGTTACCTTCAAATCATTCCGCCTATGGGGACAGGGGCATATTACCAAGGAAACTCTTCGAAAACTTGCAGCCTCCAAGCTGTGTAGCCAGTGGCTGTAACTGA